A section of the Telopea speciosissima isolate NSW1024214 ecotype Mountain lineage chromosome 3, Tspe_v1, whole genome shotgun sequence genome encodes:
- the LOC122657011 gene encoding probable glutathione S-transferase, protein MGEELKLFGFWSSPFSYRVIWALKLKGLDYEYIEEDLPYNKSALLLQYNPIYKKIPVLLHGGKPIVESTVILEYIEETWPENPLLPSDPYERAVARFWTKFAEDKNSSIWGMFLTAGEKQEKAIKECLEVLRTIEEHGLGEKKFFGGETIGLADLALGGIAHWLGVMEDILSQKWVEAHTFPRLHAWMQNFKEVRVIKENLPDRDQMKLFFKCRLEKLSASA, encoded by the exons ATgggagaagaactgaagctatttggattttggagcAGCCCTTTTAGCTACAGAGTCATATGGGCTCTGAAACTGAAAGGGTTAGATTATGAATACATTGAAGAGGATCTGCCCTACAACAAGAGTGCCTTGCTTTTACAGTACAACCCAATTTACAAGAAGATCCCAGTACTTCTTCATGGTGGAAAACCAATTGTGGAGTCCACAGTCATCCTTGAATACATTGAAGAGACATGGCCGGAGAATCCCTTGCTTCCAAGTGATCCTTACGAAAGAGCTGTAGCTCGATTTTGGACTAAATTTGCTGAAGATAAG aATTCTAGCATTTGGGGTATGTTTCTCACAGCAGGagagaaacaagagaaagcCATAAAAGAGTGCTTGGAAGTGTTGAGAACTATTGAAGAACATGGTCTTGGAGAGAAGAAGTTCTTTGGTGGAGAGACGATTGGATTAGCAGATTTAGCCTTAGGAGGGATTGCTCACTGGTTGGGAGTGATGGAAGACATATTATCTCAGAAATGGGTGGAAGCCCATACATTCCCTCGCTTGCATGCTTGGATGCAGAATTTCAAGGAAGTTCGTGTGATCAAAGAGAACCTCCCTGATCGTGATCAAATGAAGCTCTTTTTCAAGTGCCGGTTGGAGAAGCTTTCAGCATCTGCTTGA